The Juglans microcarpa x Juglans regia isolate MS1-56 chromosome 2D, Jm3101_v1.0, whole genome shotgun sequence DNA window tcttttttaACTCCAATATGTAGTTGTTCATTACTGTATCTATAATGATCAAAGACAGTTATTCGTGTCTTCCAATATAGCTTGAATTTGATGTCTAGTTTGACACATTAACATTAACATTTGAATTTTTGTGTTCCCTGGTCAAACTTTTTATTCACATTGACTTTTAAAGGTTATGTTTTCTAAATCTTTTTGGACACCAATGAAAGTGGCCATAACATTGAGAAAGATACCATCCACACCTCAACAACTATGTTTGATGTTATCCATTTTGGTTGTGGACAAATACTAAATTGCAAGCATGATTTTTGTTGCCAAGTCTGTTGACTTTTGTACTGTCCTTTtgttgttgcttttttttttttttgaaataggaGTAATAGTTGTATAGGGCTTCGTGTTTAACTATTTTTATATTACAACATGACACTAAGTTATAATTTTGACATTTCAGACAGGACTTTCAGGTTCTAGTGCTATTGTATGTGCTGCCCTAAGCTGCCTTCTTGACTTCTACAGAGTTAGGCATTTGATTAAAGTAGAGGTCAGACCTAACCTTGTCCTTGCTGCCGAGAAGGAACTTGGTATTGTTGCTGGTCTCCAAGACCGGGTGGCACAGGTTTATGGGGGTCTTGTGTACATGgtacatgtttttaaattttgactcATGTTAGTCACAGTTAATGGATAAAAATGCAATGAAGCAGATACTCAAATTCCTTATGCAGGATTTTAGCAAGGAATACATGGATGACCTGGGGCATGGCATCTATACACCCATGGATATTAGTCTTCTCCCACCTCTTTATCTCATCTATGCAGAGAATCCTAGTGATTCAGGGAAGGTTAGTTTGGAACTAAATTTTCCCTCCTAACTTGtagtgatatttttatttatttattatgggCTACCATTCTCATCTGGTTTAGTTATGCATGATTTTAAAAGCACGTTAGGTTCTCCTTATGTGATGAAAGGGCATGCAATAGTTTTTAGCAGTCAAAGGAGTACTCACTATAGTAGAAGTAAATTGTATCTGATTGGATGGGGGCAGTAATTCTTGTTTTTAAAGTTGGTCTGATGGTCTTACCatcgatttcttttttaacaaggaGAAATTTTGTCAAACCAACATGCTCTACGACATTCACATTTTGACTACCTTTTGTTTCAATTGTTTCTGATTGTGTcagttgtttaatttttattagtttgTTAGCTACTAGCACCCACACTGGGATCAGGTGACCATCCTGCTTTAGTAATGGAAGAATTCTATTTTATACATTACTTGTAAATGCAGGTTCACAGTACTGTACGCCAAAGGTGGCTCAGTggtgatgattttataatatcGTCAATGATAGAAGTTGCAAATATAGCAAAAGAAGGAAGGAAAACATTACTAGAAAAGGACTATTCCAAACTTGCAAAGCTCATGAATCATAATTTTGATCTTCGGAGGTAAGAGATTCATCTCACTTGACAGTTCAAATCGCATATGAAAAGTCATTGATTGTAACAATTCTGATATGAGCTCCCCAACTACACCCCTAAGGTGGCTCTTCTGTTTTCCATCTGTATAGAAAGATTGCCTTTGTCTGGGAAGGATGATGGTTGTCTGAGATGCACAACTCCTTGAAAAATGACCTTCCCTTTCCTAATCTCGCAACAAGAGCCTGCTTGTACCTTTATAGCTATTGAGTAGGGTTGTTTAAATATTGTACAGGAGCATGTTTGGCGACGATGCCCTTGgtgctttaaatataaaaatggtGGAGGTTGCAAGAAAGGTGGGTGCTGCATCAAAATTCACAGGTAGTGGAGGAGCTGTAGTTGCATTCTGCCCCGATGGACCTCCACAAGTAAAGCTTCTGGAGGATGAATGTCGGAAAGCTGGTTTTATTGTTGTGCCAGTGGAAGTTGTTGCCTCTTGTCTAAATGCCGAGGAGCTTCAAACCCTGAAAATATAGAGTTTTGGAATCACACCCCCCCTGGCTCCCTCTTTTGCTCTCATAATCCAGAAGAGGGCAAAAGATCTATTCGTTTAAAaccttcaatttatttattcttattacttCTGTTTGATTTTACCATATCCAATGATGGAGCACATTGTAGTTCTAAACTCCTCTTAGCATGGTAGAGTAGCGTTACATGAACTTACACTTTTATTtacaagacttattttattaatttttgttaatttttttttttttttgtaagtttttcttaagtacatttagcatattttttaaagtgtaaTCCATGTATGGATTGAAGATGACCgatataaaattaagatttactTCTAAGATTTATGACCAAAGAAATGGGCACACTGCACAAAGTAAATGTGCCTAAAAACTTGATGAGAAACTtttaatagaaataagaaatacaTATGCAGCATACCACACAGTTTGATCAGAAACTCAAGTTACTTCATGCATTCTCCATCTTCTCTCCATTCATTAGATGATTAGTTCAATTACAACAGCCCCTAATAAATCACAtgatctaaaattaaaaaccacTAAACTCTAATAAGTTTTTCCCATCTGTCTGAAAGTAGAGAGTTTCTACATGACAACGGATTACAATAGCAAGGCCTTCTTCTTGGAGCACTAAAATTACTGTTACAGCTTACAGGTGAAGTTTCAAACATACCACAGGCTTCGATTGTTCCCTTCCCATcctgataaaactcaatcatcACACAGTGATGCAATGAGCTCATGTGGTGAAGCCCATATTGGAAGATCGATTAAAGATTGCTTCAATCGTTCCTCTTGTGCACTGCACATAGCTTCTGCTACATCGCATAGATGTGAGACATCATGAATTACCGCTTCCTCGGCTTCCACCTGCATTGTCGAGGCTTTTAGGAGTAAGGATACTGCCAGAAATGGTGTTCAACCAAAGCCCCTGTATTTGAGTTTACAATTTGAAAGCCTAAAgtgccatttggatagtgagttgagataagacgAGTcgatatgaaagttgaatataatattattataatattttttttaatattattattgtttttgga harbors:
- the LOC121250513 gene encoding glucuronokinase 1-like; translated protein: MGTQGTSLDSASRAIEHKAFARVGLLGNPSDVYYGRTISFTLGNFWASVRLQPSEELVIKPHPNHDLVQFRSLDHLVNRLNNEGYYGGVRLLMAICKVFHNYCKDNKIDIHGKKFTLSYDTNIPRQTGLSGSSAIVCAALSCLLDFYRVRHLIKVEVRPNLVLAAEKELGIVAGLQDRVAQVYGGLVYMDFSKEYMDDLGHGIYTPMDISLLPPLYLIYAENPSDSGKVHSTVRQRWLSGDDFIISSMIEVANIAKEGRKTLLEKDYSKLAKLMNHNFDLRRSMFGDDALGALNIKMVEVARKVGAASKFTGSGGAVVAFCPDGPPQVKLLEDECRKAGFIVVPVEVVASCLNAEELQTLKI